Proteins encoded by one window of Streptomyces clavuligerus:
- a CDS encoding helix-turn-helix domain-containing protein: MPGSSAPQESTFARRVRRARERRGLTRAAAAGRVGKSSEWWKAIETGRLRMPRLPMLLRMADVLALDDLADLTGDARLASTSYRNPAHPALPHIRSALATYRLAPPAAAPPTVAALTARIRHAWLVWHGIGHHRSSVAELLPALLADAQHAARALDGADRRKALALLAQAYHLTQLYLSFQPTPELVILAGDRAMAAAQDADDPRAIAAAAWYMGHIHRDSGEAAAARVDLALQAASLLRPEAHQEDLALHGLLHLAVALSHAKTAGAGKAEHHWDIADRAASALGESYAHPWLVFGRGVVDGYALTIRTDLVQTRAAVRIAADLRTQTVPSATRRAYHVIEQARAYSLAGEPIATVHFLSQAQRISPETTSFNLFARSAVSDLASFGPAAIRPQATALAREWGVDAA, from the coding sequence ATGCCCGGATCGAGCGCACCGCAGGAGTCCACTTTCGCCCGCCGGGTCCGGCGGGCCCGAGAACGACGCGGTCTGACGCGGGCCGCCGCCGCCGGACGCGTGGGCAAGTCGTCCGAGTGGTGGAAGGCCATCGAGACCGGACGCCTCCGGATGCCCCGCCTTCCGATGCTGCTGCGCATGGCGGACGTCCTCGCCCTCGACGACCTGGCCGACCTCACCGGCGACGCGCGGCTCGCGTCCACCAGCTACCGGAACCCGGCGCATCCGGCCCTGCCGCACATCAGATCGGCGCTGGCGACCTACCGGCTCGCCCCGCCCGCCGCCGCCCCGCCCACCGTCGCCGCCCTCACGGCGAGAATCCGGCACGCGTGGCTCGTCTGGCACGGCATCGGCCACCACCGCAGCAGCGTCGCCGAACTCCTGCCCGCGCTCCTGGCCGACGCCCAGCACGCGGCCCGTGCCCTCGACGGAGCCGACCGGCGGAAGGCATTGGCCCTTCTTGCCCAGGCTTACCACCTGACACAGCTGTACCTCTCCTTCCAGCCCACGCCCGAGCTGGTGATACTCGCCGGGGACCGGGCCATGGCCGCGGCTCAGGACGCCGACGATCCGCGCGCCATCGCCGCTGCCGCCTGGTACATGGGGCATATCCACCGGGACAGCGGAGAGGCCGCAGCCGCCCGCGTCGACCTGGCGCTGCAAGCGGCCTCCCTCCTCCGCCCGGAGGCCCACCAGGAGGATCTCGCCCTGCACGGCCTGCTCCACCTGGCCGTGGCCCTGTCGCACGCGAAGACCGCGGGCGCCGGAAAGGCGGAGCACCACTGGGACATCGCCGATCGCGCAGCCTCCGCGCTCGGGGAGTCGTACGCGCATCCGTGGCTCGTCTTCGGCCGGGGCGTGGTCGACGGATACGCGCTCACGATCCGCACGGACCTGGTGCAGACCCGGGCGGCGGTACGGATCGCCGCCGACCTCCGCACCCAGACCGTGCCGTCGGCGACCCGCCGCGCCTACCACGTGATCGAGCAGGCGCGCGCGTACAGCCTCGCCGGGGAGCCGATCGCGACCGTCCACTTCCTGTCCCAGGCACAGCGGATCAGTCCGGAGACGACGAGCTTCAACCTCTTCGCCCGGTCGGCGGTCAGCGACCTCGCGTCCTTCGGCCCGGCGGCCATCCGGCCCCAGGCGACCGCGCTGGCACGGGAGTGGGGCGTCGACGCCGCGTAG
- a CDS encoding helix-turn-helix domain-containing protein, which produces MPHSQDDHIGARIADYRKLRHLTQAGLAQRAGVSRTTVAKIEAGLSPATPPIVAAVARVLEVDVAVLNGQPYLSELQADHLDRMIAPLSDALDLYDLGPDPDITPRPMHRIAADVDRLCAQACATEYRYIGTRLPALLGELTTAFAVLPAADRQRTAATLGWAYWTAYEFAYRLGYHDLATIALERMGWMAEQAQDPLLLALRHRHRSAMLLRRGKSELALRVLDRAHHLVGQHEAPRSVEALAVSGTLHLAGAIAAAQAADDSAVDGYLGLARRTSEAIGRDVPTVYWASFGETNVQHFSVASSVQLGHLGQAMKAARTLVFPADHPRMRVGRYHIEMAQAYARMGKAEAAENALHQARRVAPQQARYHPLVRETIAVLVRRRRRAPDGLAALARWVGM; this is translated from the coding sequence ATGCCCCACTCCCAGGACGACCACATCGGTGCCCGTATCGCCGATTACCGCAAACTGCGGCACCTGACCCAGGCGGGGCTGGCTCAGCGGGCCGGTGTCTCCCGGACGACGGTCGCGAAGATCGAGGCGGGTCTCTCGCCCGCCACGCCCCCCATAGTCGCCGCCGTCGCGCGCGTTCTCGAAGTGGACGTGGCCGTCCTCAACGGGCAGCCCTACCTCAGCGAACTACAGGCGGACCACCTGGACCGGATGATCGCCCCGCTGTCCGACGCGCTGGATCTGTACGACCTCGGACCGGACCCCGACATCACCCCCAGGCCGATGCACAGGATCGCCGCCGACGTCGACCGGCTGTGCGCGCAGGCGTGCGCCACGGAGTACCGGTACATCGGCACCCGGCTGCCGGCGCTGCTCGGTGAGCTGACCACCGCGTTCGCTGTGCTCCCCGCCGCCGACCGGCAACGGACGGCGGCCACGCTCGGCTGGGCCTACTGGACCGCCTACGAGTTCGCCTACCGGCTCGGCTACCACGACCTCGCCACGATCGCCCTGGAGCGGATGGGCTGGATGGCCGAGCAGGCCCAGGACCCGCTCCTGCTGGCGCTGCGGCACCGTCACCGCAGCGCGATGCTCCTGCGCCGGGGCAAGAGCGAACTGGCCCTCCGGGTGCTCGACCGCGCGCACCACCTGGTGGGCCAGCACGAGGCACCGCGGTCCGTCGAAGCGCTCGCCGTGTCCGGGACGCTGCACCTCGCCGGTGCCATCGCCGCCGCGCAAGCCGCCGACGACAGCGCCGTCGACGGATATCTGGGCCTCGCCCGGCGGACGTCGGAGGCGATCGGGCGGGACGTGCCCACGGTGTACTGGGCGAGCTTCGGCGAGACCAACGTCCAGCACTTCTCGGTGGCGTCCTCCGTGCAGTTGGGGCACCTCGGGCAGGCGATGAAGGCCGCCAGGACGCTGGTGTTCCCCGCGGACCACCCCAGGATGCGGGTGGGCCGCTACCACATCGAGATGGCGCAGGCGTATGCCCGGATGGGAAAGGCCGAAGCCGCGGAGAACGCCCTCCACCAGGCCCGGCGGGTCGCTCCTCAGCAGGCCCGCTACCACCCTCTGGTACGCGAGACCATCGCCGTCCTGGTGCGCCGTCGGCGCCGGGCGCCCGACGGGCTGGCGGCCCTCGCCCGATGGGTCGGTATGTGA
- a CDS encoding glutathione peroxidase, whose amino-acid sequence MATLYDIPLRTLTGEPTTLGAWRGKAVLLVNVASQCGLTPQYTGLERLQQEYGERGFTVVGVPCNQFAGQEPGSAEEIAAFCSKSYGVTFPLLEKTDVNGESRHPLYAELTRTADAAGEAGDVQWNFEKFLIGPDGTVRARIRPGTEPGAPEVVAAIEALL is encoded by the coding sequence ATGGCAACGCTGTACGACATTCCGCTGCGCACCCTGACCGGTGAGCCGACCACGCTCGGCGCCTGGCGGGGCAAGGCGGTCCTGCTGGTGAATGTGGCGTCGCAGTGCGGTCTGACCCCGCAGTACACGGGTCTGGAGCGGCTTCAGCAGGAGTACGGGGAGCGCGGTTTCACCGTTGTCGGCGTCCCGTGCAACCAGTTCGCGGGCCAGGAGCCGGGCTCCGCGGAGGAGATCGCCGCGTTCTGCTCGAAGAGCTACGGGGTGACCTTCCCGCTGTTGGAGAAGACGGACGTCAACGGGGAGTCGCGGCATCCGCTGTACGCGGAGCTGACGAGGACGGCGGACGCCGCGGGCGAGGCGGGCGATGTGCAGTGGAACTTCGAGAAGTTCCTGATCGGCCCGGACGGCACGGTCAGGGCCCGCATCCGCCCGGGCACGGAGCCCGGGGCCCCCGAGGTGGTGGCGGCGATCGAGGCGCTGCTCTGA